The Deinococcus roseus genome contains a region encoding:
- a CDS encoding metallophosphoesterase: MIVCIGDIHGRYDILERILGHYPDDTHYVFLGDVIDRGPQNRAAMKAVLDLHAAGRATVIRGNHEEMALMPHRHYQNHLSSKNMREYQRAFEDFRNWREAGGETVIREYQRFTIENYPEDLLAYLELGRIAMFVGPEGITDYPQEGSVLVSHAAPPHARGGHTPEDVAMWIRPYEGPFPLPDGVVMSIHGHTPTLEPMMFGKHLFIDTGGYNTGRICCVRLDGFDPNNLEVTVFQGMMRKNGKLHQFGRPVRYQTVRL; this comes from the coding sequence ATGATAGTTTGCATTGGTGACATCCACGGAAGATATGACATTCTGGAGCGAATCCTCGGACATTACCCGGACGACACCCACTACGTTTTCCTGGGCGATGTGATTGACCGGGGACCGCAAAACCGAGCAGCCATGAAAGCTGTACTGGACCTGCATGCCGCAGGACGGGCCACCGTGATCCGGGGCAACCACGAAGAGATGGCCCTGATGCCCCACCGGCATTACCAGAACCACCTGAGCAGCAAAAACATGCGGGAATACCAGCGGGCCTTCGAGGACTTCCGCAACTGGCGTGAAGCAGGCGGAGAAACGGTGATCCGGGAATACCAGCGTTTCACCATCGAAAATTATCCGGAAGATTTGCTGGCTTACCTGGAACTTGGGCGCATTGCGATGTTTGTGGGGCCCGAAGGCATCACCGATTACCCCCAGGAAGGCAGTGTGCTGGTCTCCCACGCCGCCCCACCCCACGCCAGAGGCGGTCACACCCCCGAAGATGTGGCCATGTGGATCCGGCCCTACGAAGGTCCGTTTCCGCTGCCAGATGGCGTGGTGATGAGCATCCACGGCCACACCCCCACCCTGGAACCCATGATGTTCGGCAAGCACCTGTTCATTGACACCGGCGGCTACAACACCGGACGGATCTGCTGCGTGCGCCTGGATGGCTTTGATCCCAACAACCTGGAGGTCACGGTGTTTCAGGGCATGATGCGCAAGAACGGCAAGCTGCATCAATTTGGCAGGCCGGTGCGGTACCAGACGGTGCGGTTGTAA
- a CDS encoding DUF4397 domain-containing protein, which produces MKKFLTVSTTLALTLGMTAFAADMNAFVRVVHAVPDAPAVDVYVDGTRTVTNAPFKAVTPYGDVPAGKHHVIITAAGDMSAKVFEGDVTLRAGKYYTVAAIGYLKTLKPKIFMANSLNMNKEKAQVNVFHLSPNGPRIDAIAPDYDNARIVPNLSYGRMYKAMVSPMGVNLNIVPAMKMTPVVKNLSGISVNAGKTYSVFAVGLVGGMGTQAFDLIATEDKVVMGSMSGK; this is translated from the coding sequence ATGAAAAAATTTCTGACCGTTTCCACCACCCTGGCCCTGACCCTGGGCATGACCGCATTCGCCGCCGACATGAACGCTTTTGTGCGTGTGGTTCACGCTGTGCCTGATGCCCCTGCTGTGGATGTGTATGTGGACGGCACCCGCACCGTCACCAATGCCCCCTTCAAGGCCGTCACCCCTTATGGCGATGTGCCCGCAGGCAAGCACCATGTGATCATCACTGCTGCTGGAGACATGAGCGCCAAAGTCTTTGAAGGGGATGTCACCCTCAGGGCTGGCAAGTACTACACCGTGGCCGCCATCGGATACTTGAAAACCCTGAAACCCAAGATCTTCATGGCCAACAGCCTGAACATGAACAAGGAAAAAGCCCAGGTGAACGTGTTCCACCTGTCTCCCAACGGTCCCCGCATTGATGCCATTGCCCCGGACTACGACAATGCCCGCATCGTGCCCAACCTGTCTTATGGCCGCATGTACAAAGCCATGGTCAGCCCCATGGGTGTGAACCTCAACATCGTTCCAGCCATGAAAATGACCCCTGTGGTGAAGAACCTCAGTGGCATCAGCGTGAATGCTGGCAAGACCTACAGCGTGTTTGCCGTGGGTCTGGTGGGAGGCATGGGCACCCAGGCTTTTGACCTGATCGCCACCGAAGACAAAGTGGTGATGGGGTCCATGAGCGGCAAGTAA
- a CDS encoding low molecular weight protein-tyrosine-phosphatase, with the protein MKVLTVCLGNICRSPLAEVLVRKALQDAGIEASVDSAGTGAWHLGEQPDPRAQKVAAKHGLPLGHAARKISEQDFFDFDHILVMDEQNLRNVKNLQPTSSKARIKMIRDFDPVGKGAVPDPYYGTDEDFQVVWTMLERAAQGFAASVSEKQAVKL; encoded by the coding sequence ATGAAAGTTCTCACTGTTTGTCTCGGAAACATCTGCCGTTCTCCACTGGCCGAGGTGCTGGTCCGCAAAGCCCTGCAAGACGCGGGCATCGAAGCCTCTGTGGACAGTGCGGGCACTGGAGCGTGGCACCTGGGTGAGCAGCCCGACCCCAGAGCCCAGAAAGTTGCTGCAAAGCACGGTCTGCCTCTTGGACACGCAGCACGAAAGATTTCCGAGCAGGACTTTTTTGATTTCGACCACATCCTGGTGATGGACGAGCAGAACCTGCGCAACGTGAAAAACCTGCAACCCACCTCCTCCAAAGCCAGAATCAAGATGATCCGTGACTTTGATCCCGTGGGCAAAGGCGCTGTCCCTGACCCTTACTACGGCACCGATGAGGACTTCCAGGTGGTCTGGACCATGCTGGAACGGGCAGCACAGGGATTTGCCGCCTCTGTGTCTGAAAAGCAGGCTGTCAAGCTCTGA
- a CDS encoding 2'-5' RNA ligase family protein, translated as MTSDTGGTAPTYVLALIPPQDISERVLQYQLQYTRPSMEPHITIKFKAGLTPDLDWLPRVQALCAATAPFQVQLSGVRTFGPRVLFWDVVSPGARTLHLHTLLAVGHPPQPQFFEGEAYQMHLTLLYSPTSRQIQEASELFQQAEFTARFLRLAIKKSHGKYETVQDLPFLDQTSTAKTPD; from the coding sequence ATGACCTCTGACACGGGAGGCACAGCCCCCACTTATGTGCTGGCCCTGATCCCACCGCAGGACATCTCAGAGCGGGTTTTGCAGTACCAGTTGCAGTACACCCGGCCCAGCATGGAGCCGCACATCACCATCAAATTCAAGGCGGGCCTCACCCCGGATCTGGACTGGCTTCCCAGGGTGCAGGCTTTGTGTGCTGCCACTGCTCCATTTCAGGTGCAGCTTTCAGGTGTTCGCACCTTTGGCCCCAGGGTGCTGTTCTGGGATGTGGTTTCTCCGGGGGCCAGGACCTTGCACCTGCACACCTTGCTGGCAGTGGGCCATCCTCCCCAGCCTCAATTTTTTGAAGGAGAGGCCTACCAGATGCACCTGACGCTGCTGTACAGCCCGACCTCCAGGCAAATTCAGGAGGCCAGTGAACTGTTCCAGCAAGCAGAGTTCACAGCAAGGTTTTTGCGTCTGGCCATCAAAAAGTCCCATGGAAAGTATGAAACTGTGCAGGACCTGCCTTTTCTGGACCAGACTTCCACAGCAAAAACCCCGGATTAA
- the alr gene encoding alanine racemase — protein MTPRVIAEIHLTHLYANLLALSRHAASSHVLLPVKANAYGHSAALVVQHTSDWKLIWGYAVASPEEALEIMPLTRKPVLLLTPPAWEEAAQLARQGVRLTLSSLEELLYLPAGSRIHLKVNTGMNRLGMRPEDVVRVAQTAQHRGVIVEGIFSHFASADAQDNQSARRQLELFKEVKSSLEHAGMNGLIYHMSNSAGIEAFGHEAAFNLIRPGIAAYGFTTRPETGLPLKPVMRLMARIGYLHTMQAGEKVSYGELWTAERDTLVATLQIGYADGYPRSATGHALARHGSEWREIIGRICMDQCMMEVTGLQVQVGDYVEVMGFDAVTATQLAPHANTIEYEVLTGINARRVHHQAISATEQVQVSP, from the coding sequence ATGACACCGCGGGTCATTGCTGAAATCCACCTCACCCACCTGTACGCCAACCTGCTGGCCCTCTCCAGGCATGCGGCTTCTTCGCATGTGCTGCTTCCGGTCAAAGCCAACGCTTATGGGCACAGTGCGGCCCTGGTGGTGCAGCACACCAGCGACTGGAAGCTGATCTGGGGGTACGCGGTGGCCTCTCCCGAGGAAGCGCTGGAAATCATGCCGCTGACCCGCAAGCCAGTGCTGCTCCTGACCCCTCCGGCCTGGGAGGAGGCTGCGCAACTGGCCCGGCAGGGGGTGCGCCTGACCCTCAGCAGCCTGGAAGAACTGCTGTACCTGCCTGCAGGTTCCCGCATCCACCTGAAAGTGAACACCGGCATGAACCGCCTGGGCATGCGCCCTGAAGACGTGGTGAGGGTGGCCCAGACCGCCCAGCACCGTGGGGTGATCGTGGAAGGCATTTTTTCCCACTTTGCCAGTGCAGATGCCCAGGACAACCAGAGTGCCCGCAGACAACTGGAGCTTTTTAAAGAGGTCAAATCCAGCCTGGAGCACGCCGGGATGAACGGTCTGATCTACCACATGAGCAATTCAGCAGGCATTGAGGCTTTTGGTCATGAAGCGGCTTTCAACCTGATCCGTCCTGGCATTGCCGCTTATGGCTTCACCACCCGCCCGGAAACCGGGCTTCCCCTCAAACCCGTGATGCGCCTGATGGCCCGCATCGGATATCTGCACACCATGCAAGCGGGGGAGAAGGTGTCTTACGGTGAACTCTGGACGGCAGAAAGAGACACCCTGGTGGCCACCCTGCAAATTGGCTATGCCGATGGGTACCCCAGATCGGCCACCGGGCATGCCCTGGCCAGACACGGCTCGGAATGGCGGGAGATCATCGGGCGGATTTGCATGGACCAGTGCATGATGGAGGTCACGGGTCTGCAGGTGCAGGTGGGAGATTATGTGGAAGTGATGGGTTTTGATGCAGTCACCGCCACCCAGCTTGCCCCCCATGCCAACACCATCGAATACGAGGTGCTGACCGGCATCAATGCCAGACGGGTGCACCATCAGGCCATCTCTGCAACAGAGCAGGTTCAGGTTTCTCCATGA
- a CDS encoding 3-isopropylmalate dehydratase large subunit, with translation MGMTIAEKILAARSGNVSVVPGQLIMCDTSWVLCHEITTPAALRMLEERGMDKVFNPDQIVAVPDHSVPAMNIKAAKMYQKLKSWVHEKGIKHFYDVGRGGIAHVVLENTGLVKPGDTLVSGDSHTCNAGALGAFATGVGSTDLAGAIYSGKVWFKVPETMLIKVTGKFNPGVTPKDLVLEVIKQIGADGANYMVMEWVGETIDNLDMEGRFTLTNMAIEAGGKTGIVAVDDTTRAYLGARGVTPDQYTEYQSDADAKYKVVIEIDAGALEPTVAYPHIPSNGKVAGTDKIAVTHAYVGSCTNGRISDLREVANILKGRKVADGVQMIVVPATQLIWKQAAQEGLLEIFVDAGASVSYPSCGACLGMHSGVLGPNDVCISSSNRNFVGRMGDPSAQIYLASPATVAASAVNGYISDPRDFIGAGSAAD, from the coding sequence ATGGGTATGACGATTGCAGAGAAGATTTTGGCCGCCCGCAGTGGGAACGTTTCGGTGGTTCCAGGGCAACTCATCATGTGCGACACCTCATGGGTGCTCTGCCACGAGATCACCACCCCCGCAGCCCTGCGCATGCTGGAAGAACGGGGCATGGACAAGGTGTTCAACCCGGACCAGATTGTGGCCGTTCCTGACCACTCTGTGCCTGCCATGAACATCAAGGCCGCCAAGATGTACCAGAAACTCAAGAGCTGGGTGCACGAAAAAGGCATCAAGCACTTCTACGATGTGGGACGTGGTGGCATTGCGCACGTGGTGCTGGAAAATACCGGTCTGGTGAAGCCTGGTGACACCCTGGTCTCCGGAGACAGCCACACCTGCAACGCTGGCGCTCTGGGCGCATTTGCCACGGGCGTGGGTTCCACCGACCTTGCTGGAGCCATCTACTCTGGAAAAGTCTGGTTCAAGGTTCCCGAAACCATGCTGATCAAAGTCACCGGCAAATTCAACCCCGGTGTGACCCCCAAAGACCTCGTGCTGGAAGTCATCAAGCAAATTGGTGCAGACGGGGCAAATTACATGGTGATGGAATGGGTGGGCGAAACCATCGACAACCTGGACATGGAAGGCCGTTTCACCCTCACCAACATGGCCATCGAGGCAGGCGGCAAAACCGGCATCGTGGCCGTGGATGACACCACCCGCGCATACCTGGGTGCCCGTGGCGTGACCCCCGACCAGTACACCGAATACCAGTCTGATGCAGATGCCAAATACAAAGTGGTCATCGAGATTGATGCTGGCGCGCTGGAACCCACCGTGGCCTACCCCCACATCCCCTCCAACGGCAAAGTGGCTGGCACCGACAAGATCGCTGTGACCCATGCCTACGTGGGAAGCTGCACCAACGGACGCATCTCCGACCTGCGTGAAGTCGCCAACATCCTCAAAGGCCGCAAGGTTGCCGATGGGGTGCAGATGATCGTGGTGCCTGCCACCCAGCTCATCTGGAAACAGGCCGCCCAGGAAGGCCTGCTGGAAATCTTCGTGGATGCCGGAGCCAGCGTGTCCTACCCCTCCTGCGGTGCCTGCCTTGGCATGCACTCCGGGGTGCTCGGTCCGAACGACGTGTGCATCTCCAGCTCCAACCGCAATTTCGTGGGCCGCATGGGTGACCCCAGTGCCCAGATCTACCTGGCCAGCCCAGCAACTGTGGCTGCCAGTGCGGTGAACGGTTACATCAGTGATCCCCGCGACTTCATTGGCGCTGGGTCTGCTGCAGACTGA
- a CDS encoding molybdopterin-dependent oxidoreductase, with product MFRLPSSLIVGFSAAVLLSGLGLLARMWAAAPYPPQVLFDRISQFLGTPAMFNLIHHLLGVGQGGKIAAFLGVLLLWLGGLTLLGVLGPVIATGVLLLVLLFVVPAGWAVGYAVLYLLIRLALQPAVIQHQQGRREALNALGVGSLAITVAASGSLLKKVLDGTDQTAASAFKAGSPLPEGIVSQDDLYYVSKNLEGFDPLLSAEKWSLKIKGMVEKPGDLTLSDLKKFRQRDLELTLNCISNPVGGFLIGNAIWTGFTLRDLLNQVGVKQGAKFILWKAADGYIESLPLGEAYEEDVMLVHSINGEPLTPKHGFPLRVLIPGRYGMKQPRWITEMELSSSDVPSYWSQRGWDKEAFIKPSSRFDVPEEGKPVVAGKELMMKGVAFAGKVPITRVEVSVDGGKTWQEAALKDRRSKHAWTLWSLPWTPEAGIHEVVVRAYGAGKLQTDQTADPLPSGSTGWHRFLVNAS from the coding sequence ATGTTCAGGCTTCCATCCAGTTTGATTGTGGGTTTCAGTGCAGCGGTGCTGCTCAGTGGGCTGGGTTTGCTGGCCAGAATGTGGGCAGCTGCCCCCTATCCGCCCCAGGTTCTTTTTGACCGCATCAGCCAGTTTCTGGGCACTCCGGCCATGTTCAACCTGATCCACCATCTGTTGGGGGTGGGTCAGGGCGGTAAAATTGCAGCTTTTCTGGGGGTTTTGCTGTTGTGGCTGGGTGGATTGACGTTGCTGGGGGTGCTGGGACCTGTGATTGCAACAGGGGTTCTTTTGCTGGTGCTGCTTTTTGTGGTTCCTGCTGGCTGGGCTGTGGGTTACGCCGTTCTTTATTTGCTGATCCGTCTGGCCTTGCAACCTGCTGTCATACAGCACCAGCAAGGCCGCCGTGAAGCCCTGAATGCTCTTGGGGTGGGTTCGCTGGCCATCACCGTGGCGGCTTCGGGGAGTCTCCTGAAAAAAGTTCTGGATGGCACGGACCAGACGGCTGCCTCTGCTTTCAAAGCTGGATCTCCCCTCCCAGAAGGCATTGTGTCTCAGGACGATCTGTATTACGTCAGCAAGAACCTGGAAGGGTTTGATCCGCTGCTCAGTGCAGAGAAATGGTCCCTCAAGATCAAAGGCATGGTCGAGAAACCAGGAGACCTGACCCTCTCAGACCTCAAAAAATTCCGGCAACGGGACCTGGAACTCACCCTGAATTGCATTTCCAACCCGGTGGGGGGTTTCCTGATTGGAAACGCCATCTGGACGGGCTTCACCCTGCGGGATCTGCTGAACCAGGTGGGGGTCAAGCAGGGGGCGAAATTCATCCTCTGGAAAGCAGCAGACGGGTACATCGAATCCCTGCCTCTGGGAGAGGCTTACGAGGAGGACGTGATGCTGGTCCACAGCATCAACGGTGAACCCCTCACCCCCAAACATGGTTTTCCACTGCGGGTGCTGATTCCAGGCAGGTACGGCATGAAGCAACCCCGCTGGATCACCGAGATGGAACTGTCCAGCAGCGATGTGCCTTCTTACTGGAGCCAGAGGGGATGGGACAAAGAGGCGTTCATCAAGCCTTCCAGCCGTTTTGATGTGCCCGAAGAAGGCAAACCCGTGGTGGCCGGAAAAGAACTGATGATGAAAGGGGTGGCTTTTGCAGGCAAGGTGCCCATCACACGGGTGGAGGTTTCTGTGGATGGAGGGAAAACCTGGCAGGAAGCTGCCTTGAAAGACAGGCGCTCCAAACACGCCTGGACGCTGTGGTCGCTTCCCTGGACCCCAGAGGCGGGAATTCATGAGGTGGTGGTTCGGGCTTATGGTGCCGGGAAACTGCAAACCGATCAGACCGCAGATCCCCTGCCCAGTGGCTCCACAGGCTGGCACAGGTTTCTGGTCAATGCCTCCTGA
- the leuB gene encoding 3-isopropylmalate dehydrogenase, translated as MPKIVVLPGDGIGPEIVASAIEVLKVVAPDLEYDEHKFGGASIDAYGEPFTAATQEAVQTADAVLLGSIGGAQDSHWNTLPRHLRPESGLLALRKALGVYANLRPIKVYEGMEHLSPLKPELARGVDVLVVRELLGGVYFDPERYIRDDEGFNAMRYKKHEVERIARVAFKAAQGRRNKVTSVDKANVLEVSEFWRREVVKVQQAEYSDVALNHEYVDSVAMLLVTNPSRYDVIVTENLFGDILSDLGAVLPGSLGLMPSASLGDGAGLYEPIHGSAPDIAGQGIANPTATILSAALLLRYSLNRPEAADRIDAAVLKALNENPTKDLGGTAGTQEFTQTVLNVLKETVTA; from the coding sequence ATGCCTAAAATTGTTGTTCTGCCCGGTGACGGAATCGGCCCCGAGATTGTCGCCAGCGCCATTGAAGTCCTGAAAGTGGTCGCCCCTGACCTCGAATACGATGAGCACAAATTCGGTGGAGCTTCCATTGATGCTTACGGTGAACCTTTTACGGCTGCCACCCAGGAAGCCGTGCAAACTGCAGATGCCGTGCTGCTGGGCAGCATTGGTGGCGCTCAGGATTCCCACTGGAATACCCTGCCCCGCCACCTGCGCCCCGAGTCTGGCCTGCTGGCCCTGAGAAAAGCGCTGGGCGTGTACGCCAACCTGCGTCCCATCAAGGTCTATGAGGGCATGGAGCACCTGTCTCCCCTGAAGCCCGAACTGGCCCGTGGTGTGGATGTGCTGGTGGTTCGTGAACTGCTGGGCGGCGTGTACTTCGACCCTGAGCGTTACATCCGCGACGATGAAGGCTTCAACGCCATGCGTTACAAGAAGCACGAAGTGGAGCGCATTGCCCGCGTGGCTTTCAAAGCCGCACAGGGTCGCCGCAACAAGGTCACCAGTGTGGACAAGGCCAACGTGCTGGAGGTCAGTGAGTTCTGGCGGCGTGAAGTGGTCAAAGTCCAGCAGGCAGAATACAGCGATGTGGCCCTCAACCATGAATATGTGGACAGCGTGGCGATGCTGCTGGTCACCAACCCCAGCCGTTATGACGTGATCGTCACCGAGAACCTGTTCGGAGACATCCTCTCTGACCTGGGTGCGGTGCTGCCCGGTTCTCTGGGCCTGATGCCCTCTGCCTCTCTGGGCGATGGTGCAGGCCTGTACGAGCCCATCCACGGCTCTGCGCCTGACATTGCTGGTCAGGGCATTGCCAACCCCACGGCAACCATCCTCAGTGCTGCCCTGCTGCTCAGGTACAGCCTGAACCGTCCTGAAGCTGCAGACCGCATTGATGCTGCGGTCCTCAAGGCCCTCAACGAGAACCCCACAAAGGACCTCGGGGGCACTGCTGGCACCCAGGAGTTCACCCAGACCGTGCTAAACGTGCTGAAGGAAACCGTTACCGCGTAA
- a CDS encoding 3-isopropylmalate dehydratase small subunit: MPKVHVFGRDHINTDEIIPARHLTTDVESELAKFAMEDYDRDFVKRVQPGDIIVAGADFGCGSSREHAVWAIRGAGVAAVLAPNFARIFYRNAINNGFLALECADIVAAFQDGDEADLDLTAGVITNKRTGQVVTFVPVPQFALDVQKSGGWLEYMKETFN, from the coding sequence ATGCCAAAAGTGCATGTGTTTGGTCGTGACCACATCAACACCGATGAAATCATCCCTGCCCGCCACCTGACCACCGATGTGGAATCAGAACTGGCCAAGTTTGCGATGGAAGATTATGACCGCGATTTCGTGAAGCGGGTGCAGCCCGGTGACATCATCGTGGCCGGAGCAGACTTCGGTTGCGGAAGCAGCCGTGAACACGCCGTCTGGGCCATCCGGGGCGCAGGGGTGGCGGCTGTGCTGGCCCCCAACTTTGCCCGCATTTTCTACCGCAATGCCATCAACAACGGCTTTCTGGCCCTGGAATGTGCAGACATTGTTGCTGCATTTCAGGATGGAGATGAAGCCGATCTGGACCTCACTGCAGGTGTGATCACCAACAAGCGCACCGGTCAGGTCGTGACTTTTGTGCCCGTGCCCCAGTTTGCCCTCGATGTGCAGAAATCGGGTGGCTGGCTTGAGTACATGAAAGAAACGTTCAATTAA